A single window of Microbacterium oryzae DNA harbors:
- the dprA gene encoding DNA-processing protein DprA — protein MSLLDEPAVRAGGACVGADDSDRLARAAWTAITEPGDGTAGTLVAAFGPARALRMAEAGLRDAQLAALQLAPQTLTAASARWRPRLDASLVARTLQDAAKAELALFTPEEESWPPQLDDLGAHAPLALWVRGDRAALARLARSVAIVGARAATPYGEHVAAELAGELSAREVGIVSGAAYGIDGAAHRATLGSGGLTVAVVAGGADRVYPAGHARLFTELARTGAIVSESAPGSTPTKWRFLQRNRLIAALTAATVVVEAGARSGTLNTAGHAAALGRPLGAVPGPVTSATSAGCHRLLREFDAQCITSAADVLELLGEGPDAGDRAREPSAEEVRVRDALASRTPRDIPEIARRSGLAVGDVQAALGLLELAGEVRAVPGGWVLS, from the coding sequence ATGAGCCTCCTCGACGAGCCCGCCGTGCGCGCGGGCGGTGCATGCGTCGGCGCCGATGACTCCGATCGCCTCGCTCGCGCGGCGTGGACCGCGATCACCGAGCCGGGGGACGGCACCGCGGGCACGCTCGTGGCCGCGTTCGGTCCGGCTCGCGCGCTCCGGATGGCCGAGGCCGGGTTGCGCGATGCGCAGCTGGCAGCGCTGCAGCTCGCTCCGCAGACGCTGACGGCGGCGTCCGCGCGGTGGCGTCCGCGGCTGGACGCGTCCCTCGTCGCGCGCACGCTGCAGGATGCCGCGAAGGCGGAGCTCGCCCTGTTCACGCCCGAGGAGGAGTCGTGGCCGCCGCAGCTGGATGATCTGGGAGCCCACGCGCCGCTCGCGCTGTGGGTGCGCGGCGACCGAGCGGCGCTCGCTCGGCTGGCGCGGTCGGTCGCGATCGTCGGCGCGCGGGCCGCCACGCCGTACGGCGAGCATGTCGCGGCGGAGCTGGCAGGGGAGCTCTCGGCGCGTGAGGTGGGGATCGTGTCGGGCGCTGCGTACGGCATCGACGGCGCCGCCCATCGCGCGACGCTCGGGAGCGGCGGACTGACCGTCGCCGTGGTCGCGGGCGGCGCCGACCGGGTCTACCCGGCCGGTCACGCCCGGCTCTTCACCGAGCTCGCGCGCACCGGTGCGATCGTCAGCGAGAGCGCTCCGGGGTCGACGCCGACGAAGTGGCGCTTCCTGCAGCGCAACCGGCTGATCGCCGCGCTCACCGCCGCGACCGTCGTCGTCGAAGCAGGCGCGCGGAGCGGAACGCTCAACACCGCCGGGCACGCCGCCGCCCTCGGTCGGCCCTTGGGCGCCGTTCCCGGTCCGGTGACGAGTGCGACCTCCGCCGGGTGCCACCGCCTGCTGCGTGAGTTCGACGCGCAGTGCATCACCTCAGCGGCGGACGTGCTGGAGCTTCTCGGCGAGGGCCCCGACGCGGGGGACCGTGCGAGGGAGCCGTCGGCGGAGGAGGTGCGCGTGCGCGACGCGCTCGCCTCTCGCACGCCGCGGGACATCCCGGAGATCGCCCGCCGCAGCGGCCTCGCGGTCGGCGACGTCCAAGCCGCGCTGGGTCTGCTGGAACTCGCGGGGGAGGTGCGCGCTGTGCCGGGTGGATGGGTGCTGTCCTGA
- a CDS encoding YifB family Mg chelatase-like AAA ATPase, which produces MSVARTWAVALTGLRGEVVEVEADVTAHQPDIRIIGLADRALGEAARRVGNACENSGLPLPYRRLTVNLSPAGLPKQGTGFDLAIAVAALATDDRVRRPSAAAVVHLGELGLDGRLRPVAGVLPAVRAAVAAGRPRVIVPWGNREEAELVVGAEVWAAVSLAQVAAWHGAEVEVPDVPPVPGATAAPADAEELDLADVVGQQDAVEALIVAAAGGHHLLMSGPSGAGKTMLARRLPGILPPLDDEAALEVASVRSLAGEQVTRLDRRPPFEAPHHSASTAALIGGGSRVARPGAIARASRGVLFIDEATEAAASTLDALRQPLEQGSIDIHRAGFTARFPARFQLVLAKNPCPCGEYGVRGGDCTCSPHLIRRYAQRLSGPLLDRIDIDLKVERIASIAQTRSADGTTSAAARSRVTDARARSRRRLAGTPWQVNVDVPGAWLRRGPRAVDPGAVRSLDAALQRGVLTLRGYDRVLRVAWTVADLAGHDRPTAADVGRALFLKKGVVA; this is translated from the coding sequence GTGAGCGTCGCGCGCACGTGGGCGGTCGCGCTCACCGGCCTGCGCGGCGAGGTGGTGGAGGTGGAGGCCGACGTCACCGCGCACCAGCCCGACATCCGCATCATCGGCCTCGCCGACCGGGCGCTGGGCGAGGCGGCGCGGCGGGTCGGCAACGCGTGCGAGAACAGCGGACTGCCGCTGCCGTATCGGCGGCTCACGGTGAACCTGTCGCCGGCGGGACTGCCCAAGCAGGGAACCGGCTTCGACCTCGCGATCGCCGTCGCCGCTCTCGCCACCGACGATCGGGTGCGGCGACCCAGCGCCGCGGCGGTCGTGCACCTCGGCGAACTCGGGCTCGACGGGCGCCTCCGGCCGGTGGCCGGCGTGCTGCCCGCCGTGCGCGCCGCGGTCGCCGCCGGTCGTCCGCGCGTGATCGTGCCGTGGGGCAACCGCGAGGAGGCCGAGCTCGTCGTGGGCGCCGAGGTGTGGGCGGCGGTGTCGCTCGCGCAGGTCGCCGCGTGGCACGGTGCCGAGGTGGAGGTCCCCGACGTGCCGCCGGTTCCCGGGGCGACAGCGGCGCCCGCCGACGCGGAGGAGCTGGATCTCGCCGACGTCGTCGGACAGCAGGACGCCGTGGAGGCGCTCATCGTGGCCGCGGCCGGCGGGCACCACCTCCTGATGTCGGGGCCGTCCGGTGCGGGCAAGACCATGCTCGCCCGTCGACTGCCGGGGATCCTCCCGCCGCTCGACGACGAGGCCGCTCTCGAGGTCGCGTCGGTGCGGTCGCTCGCGGGCGAGCAGGTCACACGGCTCGATCGGCGGCCGCCCTTCGAGGCGCCGCACCACTCGGCATCGACCGCCGCGCTCATCGGCGGCGGGTCGCGGGTCGCGCGCCCCGGCGCCATCGCCCGGGCCAGCCGCGGTGTGCTCTTCATCGACGAGGCCACGGAGGCCGCCGCCTCGACGCTCGACGCGCTGCGCCAGCCGCTGGAGCAGGGGAGCATCGACATCCACCGCGCGGGGTTCACCGCGCGGTTCCCGGCGCGGTTCCAGCTCGTCCTCGCGAAGAACCCCTGCCCGTGCGGGGAGTACGGGGTGCGGGGCGGGGACTGCACCTGCTCACCGCACCTGATCCGGCGATACGCGCAGCGGCTGTCCGGACCGCTGCTCGATCGCATCGACATCGATCTCAAGGTCGAGCGGATCGCCAGCATCGCGCAGACGCGCAGCGCGGACGGCACCACGTCCGCCGCCGCGCGGAGTCGGGTGACGGACGCGCGGGCGCGCTCACGTCGGCGGCTGGCGGGCACGCCGTGGCAGGTCAATGTGGACGTCCCCGGCGCCTGGCTGCGCCGCGGTCCGCGCGCCGTCGACCCCGGCGCCGTGCGCTCGCTCGACGCCGCGCTGCAGCGCGGCGTCCTCACGCTGCGCGGCTACGACCGGGTGCTGCGCGTGGCGTGGACCGTCGCCGACCTCGCCGGCCACGACCGACCGACGGCGGCCGACGTCGGCCGAGCCCTGTTCCTCAAGAAGGGAGTGGTGGCATGA
- a CDS encoding YraN family protein, whose protein sequence is MARKDDLGRAGEERAARYLVSEGYEILDRNWRCAAGEIDIVACRGERLAVVEVKTRSGTGYGHPFEAVDGRKLRRLWRLAVAWAQAHPGVLDRRSLHVDAVGIVGPDPRGGVLEHLEDLR, encoded by the coding sequence ATGGCACGCAAAGACGACCTGGGGCGAGCGGGTGAGGAGCGGGCGGCGCGATACCTCGTGTCCGAGGGATACGAGATCCTCGACCGCAACTGGCGCTGCGCTGCCGGCGAGATCGACATCGTCGCCTGCCGAGGGGAGCGCCTCGCCGTCGTCGAGGTGAAGACGCGCTCGGGAACCGGCTACGGCCATCCGTTCGAGGCCGTCGACGGGCGCAAGCTCAGGCGGCTGTGGCGGCTCGCAGTGGCGTGGGCGCAGGCGCATCCCGGGGTGCTGGACCGGCGCAGCCTGCACGTCGACGCCGTGGGCATCGTCGGCCCCGATCCGCGCGGTGGCGTGCTGGAGCACCTCGAGGACCTGCGGTGA
- a CDS encoding DUF2469 family protein — MDDDVFEDYDRELELALFREYRDVVSQFQFVIETERRFYLANEVDVVRHDTETDFYFELTMKDVWVWDIYRSDRFVKSVRVLTFKDVNIEELSRRDFELPDELSIDGQ, encoded by the coding sequence ATGGATGACGATGTCTTCGAGGATTACGACCGCGAACTCGAGCTGGCGCTGTTCCGCGAGTACCGGGACGTGGTCTCCCAGTTCCAGTTCGTGATCGAGACCGAGCGGCGCTTCTACCTGGCGAACGAGGTCGACGTCGTGCGTCACGACACGGAGACCGACTTCTACTTCGAGCTCACGATGAAGGACGTCTGGGTCTGGGACATCTACCGCTCGGACCGGTTCGTGAAGTCCGTGCGCGTGCTGACATTCAAGGACGTCAACATCGAGGAGCTCTCGCGGCGCGACTTCGAGCTGCCCGACGAGCTCTCCATCGACGGCCAGTAG
- a CDS encoding ribonuclease HII: MTVVAPTLDQERALLAERPLVFGLDEVGRGALAGPVTIGASVVDAEAIASPVPDGLRDSKLVPAGRRADVAQRAAGWVRASALGWATAAEVDEAGIIRALGLAAVRALAALEEQGYAPATGVVLLDGNHDYISPVRGGGLDVRTVVKGDRDCASLAAASVLAKVARDDLMVRLHDDAPAYEWASNKGYASATHRSAIRDHGLSAHHRHSWAIADAPALF, from the coding sequence ATGACCGTCGTCGCCCCCACTCTCGACCAGGAGCGCGCGCTGCTGGCGGAGCGCCCTCTCGTCTTCGGACTCGATGAGGTCGGCCGCGGTGCGCTGGCGGGCCCGGTCACCATCGGCGCCTCCGTCGTCGACGCCGAGGCCATCGCGTCGCCCGTGCCCGACGGCCTGCGCGATTCGAAGCTCGTGCCCGCGGGACGCCGCGCCGACGTCGCTCAGCGAGCCGCGGGCTGGGTGCGCGCGAGCGCGCTCGGCTGGGCCACCGCCGCCGAGGTCGACGAGGCCGGCATCATCCGCGCCCTCGGGCTCGCGGCGGTGCGCGCGCTGGCCGCCCTCGAGGAGCAGGGCTACGCACCCGCGACCGGCGTGGTGCTGCTCGACGGCAACCACGACTACATCAGCCCCGTGCGCGGCGGCGGACTCGACGTGCGCACGGTCGTCAAGGGCGATCGGGACTGCGCGTCGCTGGCCGCGGCGTCCGTGCTCGCGAAGGTCGCCCGTGACGACCTCATGGTGCGGCTGCACGACGACGCGCCCGCCTATGAGTGGGCGAGCAACAAGGGCTACGCGAGCGCGACGCACCGTTCGGCCATCCGGGACCACGGCCTGAGCGCGCACCACCGTCACTCCTGGGCGATCGCCGACGCGCCCGCCCTCTTCTGA
- the lepB gene encoding signal peptidase I: protein MTTDITTAARPTRRGRGFLTFLRDIALIVVIALVVSFLIKTFVVRSFFIPSGSMENTLQVDDRILVDELTPAWTGYERGDIVVFEDPGGWLEGQPAPAPRAPIVEAVDHLLTAVGLSAGDSDDHLVKRIIGIPGDHVECCNALGQISVNGVPVDELDYLKLPVGDTAASNEPFDVQVPDGALWVLGDNRDNSRDARFNMDQPGGGFVPLENVVGRVFLTTWPLERFGLIDGHHEVFRGIPEHEEEREEQKASAAG, encoded by the coding sequence ATGACCACCGACATCACGACCGCGGCGCGGCCTACGCGACGCGGACGCGGATTCCTCACCTTTCTGCGCGACATCGCCCTCATCGTGGTCATCGCGCTCGTGGTGTCGTTCCTCATCAAGACGTTCGTCGTCCGATCGTTCTTCATCCCCTCCGGTTCGATGGAGAACACGCTGCAGGTCGACGACCGCATCCTCGTCGACGAGCTCACGCCGGCGTGGACCGGGTACGAGCGCGGCGACATCGTCGTCTTCGAGGACCCGGGCGGATGGCTCGAAGGGCAGCCCGCTCCCGCGCCGCGCGCGCCGATCGTCGAGGCGGTCGATCACCTCCTGACGGCCGTGGGCCTCTCCGCCGGCGACTCCGACGACCATCTCGTCAAGCGCATCATCGGCATCCCCGGCGACCACGTGGAGTGCTGCAACGCGCTCGGCCAGATCTCCGTCAACGGCGTCCCCGTGGACGAGCTGGACTACCTGAAGCTCCCCGTGGGCGACACGGCCGCATCGAACGAGCCGTTCGACGTGCAGGTGCCCGACGGCGCGCTCTGGGTGCTCGGCGACAACCGCGACAACTCCCGCGACGCCCGCTTCAACATGGATCAGCCCGGCGGGGGCTTCGTGCCGCTGGAGAACGTCGTCGGCCGCGTGTTCCTCACCACCTGGCCCCTCGAGCGCTTCGGGCTCATCGACGGCCATCACGAGGTGTTCCGCGGCATCCCCGAGCACGAGGAGGAGCGCGAGGAGCAGAAGGCGAGCGCGGCCGGATGA
- the rplS gene encoding 50S ribosomal protein L19 gives MHILDAVDAASLRSDVPAFGPGDTVKVHVNIVEGNRSRVQVFQGVVIRRQGSGVRETFTVRKISFQVGVERTFPVHSPVLDRIEVVTRGDVRRAKLYYLRELRGKKAKIKEKRESR, from the coding sequence ATGCACATTCTCGACGCCGTCGACGCGGCCTCGCTCCGCTCGGACGTCCCCGCGTTCGGCCCCGGTGACACCGTCAAGGTGCACGTGAACATCGTCGAGGGCAACCGCTCGCGTGTTCAGGTGTTCCAGGGCGTCGTCATCCGCCGTCAGGGATCCGGTGTGCGCGAGACCTTCACGGTCCGCAAGATCAGCTTCCAGGTCGGCGTGGAGCGCACGTTCCCCGTGCACTCGCCCGTCCTCGACCGCATCGAGGTCGTCACCCGTGGTGACGTCCGTCGCGCGAAGCTGTACTACCTGCGCGAGCTGCGCGGCAAGAAGGCGAAGATCAAGGAGAAGCGCGAGAGCCGCTGA